Proteins from a single region of bacterium:
- a CDS encoding glycosyltransferase, producing MNKIPEISLLLPTRNRVWALKRLFESIIKTTYDYKNIEIVLYIDEDDLQSRDITLNEITLKKITGPRQEMGKVLNTCYKESKGHCLININDDAVFETANWDILILNRIKDIQDEIYLIYGNDLHKGKKHPTFPGISRKVCEILDGFSHYGYERFLIETHLFDIFIKLRKLGYSRIFYMSDVIFEHRHYLADKSSPDETYLSRNTYKDHHLFISLARDRHYSALKLAQYICNIRNYCKNELY from the coding sequence ATGAATAAAATTCCAGAAATTTCTCTACTACTACCTACAAGAAATAGAGTATGGGCATTAAAAAGGTTGTTTGAAAGCATAATAAAAACAACATATGACTATAAAAATATAGAAATTGTTTTATATATTGATGAAGATGATTTACAGAGTAGAGATATTACATTAAACGAAATAACTCTAAAAAAGATTACTGGACCTCGCCAGGAAATGGGAAAGGTTTTAAATACCTGTTATAAAGAATCAAAAGGACATTGTTTAATAAATATAAATGACGATGCCGTGTTTGAAACCGCAAATTGGGATATTTTAATTCTGAATCGTATAAAAGATATTCAGGATGAAATATATCTAATCTATGGAAATGACCTGCATAAAGGCAAAAAACATCCTACTTTCCCAGGAATTTCAAGAAAAGTATGTGAGATATTGGATGGATTTTCTCATTATGGATATGAGAGATTTCTTATAGAAACGCATTTATTTGATATTTTTATCAAACTAAGAAAACTTGGATATAGCAGAATTTTTTACATGTCTGATGTAATTTTTGAACATAGACATTACCTTGCAGATAAATCATCACCTGATGAAACATATCTTTCGAGAAATACATATAAAGACCATCATCTATTTATTTCTCTCGCAAGAGATAGACATTATAGCGCTCTAAAATTGGCACAGTATATATGTAATATCAGAAATTATTGTAAAAATGAACTATATTAA
- a CDS encoding GDP-mannose 4,6-dehydratase: MKKALITGITGQDGSYLAELLLEKGYEVHGIVRRVAFEDPEHRLWRIKHIRDKLYLHCGSMESYASIYNIVEQVKPDECYHLAAQSFVSYSFEDEFSTLNTNINGTTYILSAIKNRKPDCKFYFAASSEMFGHVLETPQKESTPFNPRSPYGISKVVGYYFTKNYREAYNIFACSGICFNHESPRRGFEFVTKKISRGVAMIKFGLTDKIKIGNLEAKRDWGFAPEYVEAMYIMLQQSKPEDYVIATGETHSVKEFVELAFETAELNWEKYVEIDSSLFRPAEVYELKGDITKIKKEIGWQPKIKFKELVKLMVENDLKEIQKLQKK; encoded by the coding sequence ATGAAAAAAGCATTGATAACAGGTATTACGGGTCAGGATGGTTCTTATCTTGCAGAATTATTGCTGGAAAAAGGATATGAAGTTCATGGTATTGTAAGAAGAGTTGCTTTTGAAGATCCGGAACATAGATTATGGCGAATAAAACACATTAGAGATAAATTATATTTACACTGTGGTTCTATGGAAAGTTATGCCAGTATTTATAATATAGTTGAACAGGTCAAACCAGACGAATGTTATCATCTTGCCGCTCAGAGTTTTGTAAGTTACTCATTTGAAGATGAATTTTCCACATTGAATACAAATATAAATGGAACAACATATATTCTATCTGCTATAAAAAATAGAAAACCAGATTGTAAATTTTATTTTGCTGCCTCCAGTGAAATGTTCGGACATGTTCTTGAAACTCCTCAGAAAGAAAGTACTCCTTTTAATCCAAGATCTCCTTATGGAATTTCAAAAGTAGTTGGCTATTATTTTACAAAAAATTATAGAGAAGCTTATAACATATTTGCCTGTAGCGGCATATGTTTTAACCATGAATCACCGAGGAGAGGATTTGAATTTGTTACAAAAAAAATTTCAAGGGGAGTTGCAATGATAAAATTTGGTCTTACTGATAAAATAAAGATTGGAAATCTTGAAGCAAAAAGAGATTGGGGATTTGCTCCTGAATATGTAGAAGCAATGTATATAATGCTTCAGCAAAGCAAACCAGAAGATTACGTTATAGCAACAGGAGAAACACATTCTGTAAAGGAATTTGTTGAACTTGCCTTTGAAACAGCAGAACTGAACTGGGAAAAATATGTTGAAATAGATAGTTCTTTATTCAGACCTGCTGAGGTTTATGAACTTAAAGGAGATATAACAAAGATTAAAAAAGAAATTGGCTGGCAACCTAAAATAAAATTTAAAGAACTTGTAAAACTTATGGTTGAAAATGACCTTAAAGAAATACAGAAACTTCAGAAAAAATGA
- a CDS encoding glycosyltransferase family 4 protein — MNICIDAGMGLISREKGGIYYLIPQFLDALYKVAPENQYIIYGYFIRKYHSRIKHIKEILTSDKFHFRFLPLPSKIVEITEQKIKFPLIELFLSKNPISVYHGFCGGYLPCFKKIKTVYTVYDLSFEINPGFYQDKWYKYIKDSALRADIIITPSLSTKNDLIRVYDIPDNKIRVTHLGINTSIFKPIEKEIARQFLKKHFPFEKYILTVATSIKRKNLPFLLDVYKMLKEKKIEEKLVIIAGTDYLKNDILKISIDRKIEQDVFCLTEIPVENMPYFYAGAELFLFLSLYEGFGLPALEAMSCGCPVVVSNVSSLPEIVADAGITVSPYDKEEACNKIIEILNNDTIKSAMIKKGLERSKIFSWEKCAKETLEVYKSLVT, encoded by the coding sequence ATGAATATATGCATTGATGCTGGAATGGGACTTATTTCACGGGAAAAAGGAGGAATTTACTATCTGATACCTCAATTTTTGGATGCACTATATAAGGTCGCACCGGAGAATCAATATATAATCTATGGCTATTTTATAAGAAAATATCACAGCAGAATTAAACATATAAAGGAAATACTTACCTCTGATAAATTTCACTTTAGATTTCTACCTTTACCTTCTAAAATTGTAGAAATAACAGAGCAAAAAATAAAATTTCCTTTAATAGAACTCTTTTTAAGCAAAAACCCCATATCTGTATACCATGGATTCTGTGGGGGGTATTTACCCTGTTTCAAAAAGATAAAGACAGTATATACAGTATATGACCTATCGTTTGAAATAAACCCAGGATTTTATCAAGATAAATGGTACAAATATATAAAAGATAGTGCCCTCAGAGCAGATATTATAATTACTCCTTCACTTTCCACTAAAAATGACCTTATAAGGGTTTATGATATACCTGACAATAAAATCAGAGTTACGCATTTAGGAATTAATACATCTATTTTTAAACCTATTGAAAAGGAAATAGCAAGACAATTTTTAAAAAAACATTTTCCATTTGAAAAGTACATTCTTACAGTAGCGACATCTATAAAAAGAAAAAACCTTCCTTTCTTACTTGATGTTTATAAAATGCTGAAAGAAAAGAAAATTGAAGAAAAACTTGTAATTATAGCAGGTACTGATTATTTGAAGAATGATATTTTAAAAATTTCTATAGACAGAAAAATAGAGCAGGATGTTTTTTGTTTAACAGAAATCCCTGTTGAAAATATGCCTTATTTTTATGCAGGGGCTGAACTATTTCTCTTCCTATCTCTTTATGAGGGGTTTGGTCTTCCTGCCCTTGAAGCAATGAGTTGTGGCTGTCCTGTGGTAGTTTCTAATGTGTCCTCCCTTCCTGAAATAGTTGCTGATGCTGGTATCACTGTAAGTCCTTATGATAAGGAAGAAGCATGTAATAAAATCATAGAAATTTTAAATAATGATACTATTAAATCAGCAATGATAAAAAAAGGACTTGAGAGAAGTAAAATATTCAGTTGGGAAAAATGTGCAAAAGAAACATTAGAGGTTTATAAGAGTTTGGTAACATAA
- a CDS encoding glycosyltransferase, with the protein MKKIKICYVIGTLEIGGAEKQLLKLIQNMDKEKFSHVVIALRGGRLKEEFEKETNVIIAGKKWKIDVFFLFRLISIIRKESPDILHTFMFTSNTWGRISGIIGRVPVIISSERCVDIWKRWYHKWTDRILLKYTYKVVGNSNSVKKFYQKTEKIPENKITVIYNGVDLKEFGNINTRVEIKKEGFWVGAGGRFTEQKGLINLLKAVPEVIKIFPKTKFVLVGDGPLRNTFEKFVKDNGTSGNVMFTGYRKDILSIFSLCDVIVVPSLFEGMPNIVLEAMALKKPVIGTNIPEIAELIIDEKNGFLVPVKDNVKDIAEKILFLWKTPEVKEKMGEAGYNLIKERFSLERMVREYETLYIEALGYK; encoded by the coding sequence ATGAAAAAAATCAAAATATGTTATGTAATTGGGACTTTAGAAATAGGAGGGGCAGAAAAACAGTTATTGAAACTTATCCAGAATATGGATAAAGAAAAGTTTTCACATGTAGTTATTGCCTTGAGAGGTGGAAGGTTAAAAGAAGAGTTTGAAAAGGAAACAAATGTTATAATAGCAGGAAAGAAGTGGAAAATAGATGTGTTTTTCTTGTTCCGTTTAATCTCAATAATTAGAAAAGAGAGTCCTGATATTCTTCATACCTTTATGTTTACTTCTAACACTTGGGGACGGATTTCTGGTATAATTGGGAGAGTTCCTGTAATAATCTCTTCTGAAAGGTGTGTAGATATATGGAAAAGGTGGTATCACAAATGGACGGATAGAATTTTACTTAAATATACATATAAAGTAGTGGGAAATTCCAATTCGGTGAAAAAATTTTATCAAAAAACAGAAAAAATACCTGAAAATAAGATAACTGTGATTTATAATGGAGTGGACTTAAAAGAATTCGGAAATATAAATACCCGAGTTGAAATAAAAAAAGAGGGTTTTTGGGTTGGAGCAGGAGGAAGATTTACAGAACAAAAAGGTCTTATCAATCTTCTCAAAGCAGTTCCTGAAGTAATAAAAATATTCCCCAAAACTAAGTTTGTACTTGTCGGAGATGGACCTTTAAGAAATACCTTTGAAAAGTTTGTAAAAGATAATGGAACTTCTGGAAATGTTATGTTTACCGGTTATAGAAAAGACATACTTTCTATATTCTCTTTATGTGATGTTATTGTTGTCCCATCTTTGTTTGAGGGAATGCCTAATATAGTACTTGAAGCGATGGCACTGAAAAAACCAGTAATAGGAACAAATATACCTGAAATTGCTGAGCTGATTATAGATGAAAAAAATGGATTCCTGGTACCTGTAAAGGATAATGTAAAAGATATTGCAGAAAAGATATTATTCCTTTGGAAAACTCCTGAAGTAAAAGAAAAAATGGGAGAGGCAGGGTATAATTTAATAAAAGAGAGATTTTCGCTTGAAAGAATGGTAAGGGAATATGAAACCTTGTATATAGAGGCATTGGGGTATAAATAG
- the asnB gene encoding asparagine synthase (glutamine-hydrolyzing), protein MCAICGIINKNISVDSELLKKMTDIMEYRGPDESGFYIKDTIGLGHRRLKIIDLITGKQPLSNEDESIFLICNGEIYNFQELRKLLEEQEHKFRSKSDSEVILHLYEEKGIDCLNYLRGMFAFAIWDGKEKKLFLARDRIGKKPLVYCELPEGFIFASEIKALLLHPSVRKEIDPLAVDLFLTYQAVPSPGTIFKKIKKLPSAHYLIWQNGEIKEIKNYWDINFHQKIKLKSEYEYSDLLWSKLVESTKIRMIADVPLGVFLSGGIDSSTITGIMSSLSRRPVKTFSIGFNEKQFDELKYAKIVADRFATEHHQFIVRPDIMEILPKLIWHYNEPFADTSMIPTYYVARETKKYVTVALNGDGGDENLAGYTRYWQMILMKNIQFGTSIIPFVIKKWLIETLLDGYNRHPDSTFFRIWKWMDETEKYGDAYAYGRRLISFASEHKEEIYSNWFKSELHNTDALSPLRNFWEATKTLNLLEKMIYTDFHLYLADVLTVKMDIASMANSLETRSPFLDQQFVETIASFPPEIKFKRWTSKYILKKKLQGFLPEEILNREKMGFGLPIGEWFRKELKDYLCSYLLSDSFAKRNFFNPEAVKNIIYQHIEGKKNHTARLWNLLVFELWYRIFIEGESF, encoded by the coding sequence ATGTGTGCAATATGTGGAATAATAAATAAAAATATCTCGGTAGATAGTGAATTACTTAAGAAAATGACAGACATTATGGAATATAGAGGACCCGATGAGAGTGGTTTTTATATAAAAGATACTATAGGATTAGGACACAGACGACTTAAAATAATAGACCTTATCACAGGAAAACAACCCTTATCAAATGAGGATGAAAGTATATTTCTGATATGTAATGGGGAAATTTATAACTTTCAGGAGTTAAGAAAATTATTGGAAGAACAAGAGCATAAATTTAGAAGTAAATCAGATAGTGAGGTTATACTCCATCTTTATGAAGAAAAAGGAATTGATTGTCTTAATTACTTAAGAGGAATGTTTGCATTTGCTATATGGGATGGTAAAGAGAAAAAACTTTTTCTTGCGAGAGATAGAATAGGTAAAAAACCACTTGTGTATTGCGAATTACCCGAAGGATTTATATTTGCTTCAGAGATTAAAGCACTGCTTTTACATCCTTCTGTTAGAAAAGAAATTGACCCTCTCGCTGTTGATTTATTCCTAACATATCAGGCAGTTCCTTCTCCTGGTACGATATTCAAAAAGATTAAAAAATTACCCTCTGCACATTATCTTATATGGCAGAATGGAGAAATAAAAGAAATTAAAAATTACTGGGATATAAACTTTCATCAAAAGATAAAACTTAAAAGCGAATATGAGTATTCTGACCTTCTCTGGTCAAAACTTGTTGAGTCAACAAAAATAAGGATGATAGCAGATGTTCCTTTAGGTGTGTTTCTTTCAGGAGGCATTGATTCTTCTACAATTACAGGAATTATGTCTTCTCTATCCCGCAGGCCTGTTAAGACATTTTCTATCGGTTTTAATGAGAAACAATTTGATGAACTGAAATATGCAAAAATTGTTGCTGACAGATTTGCCACAGAACACCACCAGTTTATTGTAAGACCAGATATTATGGAGATACTCCCGAAGCTCATCTGGCATTACAATGAACCTTTTGCTGATACATCAATGATACCTACCTATTATGTAGCGAGGGAGACAAAAAAATATGTTACGGTTGCCCTTAATGGAGATGGAGGAGATGAAAACCTTGCTGGTTATACAAGATACTGGCAGATGATTTTAATGAAAAATATTCAATTTGGTACTTCTATTATTCCATTTGTTATAAAAAAATGGTTGATAGAAACACTTTTGGATGGGTATAATAGACATCCCGATTCAACCTTTTTTCGGATATGGAAATGGATGGATGAAACAGAAAAATATGGAGACGCCTATGCATATGGAAGACGGCTTATTTCCTTTGCCTCAGAACATAAAGAAGAGATTTATTCTAACTGGTTTAAGTCAGAACTACATAATACAGATGCCCTATCTCCCTTAAGAAACTTCTGGGAAGCGACTAAAACATTAAATTTGCTTGAAAAAATGATTTATACTGACTTTCATTTATACCTAGCAGATGTTCTTACAGTAAAAATGGACATTGCTTCTATGGCTAATTCACTTGAAACAAGAAGTCCTTTCCTTGACCAGCAGTTTGTTGAAACAATTGCTTCTTTCCCACCTGAAATTAAATTCAAAAGATGGACATCTAAATATATTTTAAAAAAGAAACTACAGGGATTTTTACCAGAAGAGATACTTAATAGAGAAAAGATGGGGTTTGGACTTCCTATAGGAGAATGGTTCAGAAAAGAATTAAAGGATTATCTATGTTCGTATCTTCTTTCTGATAGTTTTGCAAAAAGAAACTTTTTTAATCCTGAAGCAGTAAAAAATATAATTTATCAGCATATAGAAGGGAAGAAAAACCATACAGCACGGTTATGGAATTTACTTGTTTTTGAACTCTGGTATAGAATATTTATAGAAGGAGAATCGTTTTGA
- a CDS encoding glycosyltransferase family 2 protein, with the protein MKLSIIIPVYNEKNTIITVLEKVFSLPLEKEIIVIDDGSTDGTGTLLKEFQFSNPVCQSTNCKIIFKEKNEGKGAAIREGLKYATGEYIIFQDADLELNPEDIPSIFKLVNDKYKVIYGSRFLKKQSVPFINFLANRFLTNLTNILFGSRITDMETCYKLCPRELLLSLNLHTNGFEIEPEITCKILKKGYKIEEVPIKYIPRKEGKKINWKDGIKAIFYLIKYRIKR; encoded by the coding sequence TTGAAACTGTCAATAATAATACCTGTATATAATGAAAAAAATACAATTATTACTGTATTAGAAAAAGTTTTTTCTCTTCCATTAGAAAAAGAAATCATAGTTATAGATGATGGAAGCACAGACGGTACAGGAACACTTCTCAAAGAATTCCAATTTTCCAATCCAGTGTGTCAATCTACTAATTGTAAGATAATCTTTAAAGAGAAAAATGAAGGTAAAGGTGCTGCTATAAGAGAAGGACTAAAATATGCAACAGGAGAATATATAATCTTTCAGGACGCGGATTTAGAACTTAATCCAGAAGATATACCTTCTATCTTTAAATTAGTTAACGACAAGTATAAAGTTATATATGGTTCAAGATTTCTTAAAAAACAATCAGTGCCATTTATAAACTTTCTGGCTAATAGATTTCTCACCAACCTCACAAATATATTATTTGGGAGCAGGATAACCGATATGGAAACCTGCTATAAATTATGCCCGAGAGAATTATTGCTATCCTTAAATCTCCATACAAATGGTTTTGAAATTGAACCAGAAATAACCTGTAAGATTTTAAAAAAAGGATATAAGATTGAAGAAGTTCCTATAAAATATATTCCAAGAAAAGAAGGGAAAAAAATAAACTGGAAGGATGGAATAAAAGCAATTTTTTATCTTATAAAATACAGGATTAAACGATGA